One region of Mycolicibacterium insubricum genomic DNA includes:
- the efeO gene encoding iron uptake system protein EfeO, translating into MTKKPNGTGPARPSRWLAAPVLLASVTVVAAGCSHGDNTSDDAKPSGGVNTVNLSLEGDACKVDTASVPAGPVTFNVINKSAPSISEVELIKDQRILGEKENLAPGLPQVSFTVTLDGGKYQLYCPGAATEFVDFEVTGQAAAAPTGSTQDILKEGAKGYAAYINEQITLLVAAVKVLDTAVQAGDVEAAKTAYVKARPYYEHAESSVEGFLLPGTAVDDNNGNLDYLIDMRQSNLDEKVGWSGFHAIERDLWGTGITGETKKLSTALVTNVGKLAEVVKTLEYKPEDLANGAADLLEEVQNTKITGEEEAFSHTDLVDFAANVEGAQQAYAALRPGLLKIDANLVEQIDAQFVNVQQAVDKYRDPSAPGGFKPWTPEVRKADAASLTAVIQPLHDSLSTIAQKVATA; encoded by the coding sequence ATGACCAAGAAACCGAACGGGACCGGTCCCGCGCGCCCTAGCCGCTGGCTGGCGGCCCCCGTCCTGCTCGCCTCCGTCACTGTCGTCGCCGCCGGCTGTTCCCACGGCGACAACACGTCCGACGACGCGAAGCCCTCGGGCGGCGTCAACACGGTGAACCTGTCCCTGGAGGGCGACGCCTGCAAGGTCGATACCGCCAGCGTGCCGGCCGGCCCGGTCACCTTCAACGTGATCAACAAGAGCGCCCCGAGCATCAGCGAAGTCGAACTGATCAAGGACCAGCGCATCCTCGGCGAGAAGGAGAACCTCGCCCCCGGACTCCCGCAGGTGTCGTTCACCGTCACCCTCGACGGCGGTAAGTACCAGCTGTACTGCCCCGGCGCGGCAACAGAATTCGTCGACTTCGAGGTCACCGGTCAGGCTGCCGCCGCGCCCACCGGCTCCACCCAGGACATCCTCAAGGAAGGCGCCAAGGGCTACGCGGCCTACATCAACGAACAGATCACCCTGCTGGTCGCCGCCGTCAAGGTCCTCGACACCGCGGTGCAGGCCGGCGACGTCGAAGCCGCCAAGACCGCCTACGTCAAGGCCCGGCCGTACTACGAGCACGCGGAATCCAGCGTCGAAGGATTCCTGTTGCCTGGCACCGCCGTCGACGACAACAACGGCAACCTCGACTACCTGATCGACATGCGCCAGTCCAATCTCGACGAGAAGGTCGGCTGGTCCGGCTTCCACGCAATCGAGCGCGACCTGTGGGGCACCGGCATCACCGGCGAGACCAAGAAGCTGAGCACCGCACTGGTGACCAACGTCGGCAAGCTCGCCGAGGTGGTCAAGACCCTGGAGTACAAGCCCGAGGACCTGGCCAACGGTGCGGCCGACCTGCTCGAAGAGGTGCAGAACACCAAGATCACCGGCGAGGAGGAGGCGTTCAGCCACACCGACCTGGTGGACTTCGCCGCCAATGTGGAAGGTGCGCAACAGGCCTACGCGGCGCTGCGTCCGGGGCTGCTGAAGATCGACGCGAACCTGGTCGAGCAGATCGACGCGCAGTTCGTCAACGTCCAGCAGGCCGTCGACAAGTACCGCGACCCGTCGGCGCCGGGCGGTTTCAAGCCGTGGACGCCGGAGGTCCGCAAGGCCGATGCGGCATCGCTGACCGCGGTGATCCAGCCGCTGCATGACAGCCTGTCGACCATCGCGCAGAAAGTCGCCACCGCCTGA
- a CDS encoding Dyp-type peroxidase, with protein MTAPEDTEATPEDAEPSSGVSRRGILGSALWAGVGGLALGAAGGGAAGWAAASHRDTDPDTVDLHRSYPYYGQGHQGGVDTLPQRHCVFMTFTMSPGSTRKDLQVLLARWSAASALLQQGQPVGAVQPPSELSPPGDTGEAFGLSPAALTVTIGLGPGLFDDRFGLASRKPTLLNTLPALNGDYLEPGAVGGDLSVQACADDPQVCYHAVRNLARIGRRIVTPGWAVLGFGRASAGQGQQTPRNLFGFKDGTRNVSTDEEYRRWVWVSDSDQPWMNGGSYQVVRKIRTLMETWDTDRLGDQQRIFGRHKESGSPLTGTEETDTPDFAAVDAQGEPVINPRSHIALAAHENNDGILIRRRSYNYTDGLDGNGVLNAGLLFIAYMNDPGHFITLQNRLGSRDLLNEYIRHIGSAIFAVPPGPSEGHYVGQELFS; from the coding sequence ATGACGGCACCGGAAGACACCGAGGCCACCCCTGAGGACGCCGAGCCGTCCTCGGGGGTGTCCCGGCGAGGCATCCTCGGCAGCGCCCTGTGGGCGGGCGTCGGCGGCCTGGCACTCGGCGCGGCCGGCGGCGGTGCCGCAGGCTGGGCCGCCGCGTCGCACCGGGACACCGATCCCGACACCGTCGATCTGCACCGCAGCTACCCCTACTACGGGCAAGGGCACCAGGGCGGAGTGGATACCCTGCCGCAACGGCATTGCGTGTTCATGACATTCACCATGTCACCGGGGTCGACCCGCAAGGACCTGCAGGTGCTGCTGGCCCGCTGGTCGGCCGCCTCGGCGCTGCTGCAACAGGGACAACCCGTCGGGGCCGTGCAGCCCCCCAGTGAGCTATCCCCACCGGGAGACACCGGCGAGGCGTTCGGGCTGAGTCCGGCCGCCCTCACCGTCACCATCGGTCTCGGCCCGGGACTGTTCGATGATCGCTTCGGCCTCGCGTCGCGCAAGCCCACCCTGCTCAACACGCTGCCCGCCCTCAACGGGGACTACCTGGAACCGGGCGCGGTCGGCGGTGACCTGTCGGTGCAGGCCTGCGCCGACGACCCGCAGGTCTGCTATCACGCCGTGCGCAACCTGGCCCGGATCGGCCGGCGGATCGTCACTCCGGGCTGGGCGGTGCTGGGGTTCGGCCGCGCGTCCGCCGGTCAGGGCCAGCAGACTCCGCGAAACCTGTTCGGATTCAAGGACGGAACCCGCAACGTCAGCACCGACGAGGAGTACCGGCGGTGGGTGTGGGTGTCCGACAGCGACCAGCCGTGGATGAACGGCGGCAGCTACCAGGTGGTCCGCAAGATCCGCACGCTGATGGAGACCTGGGACACCGACCGGCTCGGTGACCAGCAGCGGATCTTCGGCCGGCACAAGGAGTCGGGCTCGCCGCTCACCGGGACAGAAGAGACCGACACCCCGGACTTCGCCGCCGTCGACGCGCAGGGTGAACCCGTCATCAATCCGCGCTCACATATCGCGCTGGCCGCGCACGAGAACAATGACGGCATCCTGATCCGCCGCCGTTCCTACAACTACACCGACGGTCTGGACGGCAACGGGGTGCTCAACGCCGGGCTGCTGTTCATCGCCTACATGAACGATCCCGGACACTTCATCACGCTGCAGAACCGGCTGGGGTCGCGCGATCTGCTCAACGAGTACATCCGGCACATCGGCTCGGCGATCTTCGCCGTGCCGCCGGGGCCCTCCGAGGGGCACTACGTCGGGCAGGAACTGTTCAGCTGA
- a CDS encoding nucleoside triphosphate pyrophosphohydrolase, whose protein sequence is MTVILVDARRPGLVPVEAIGLLTGPVHYTEELPPKVVWALPSARPVGTGDPAPVLLSSNRDHPEVRARLAAGEPLIAVPEPVRGERLLEAVEIMDRLRSNGPWESTQTHDSLGRYLLEETYELFDAVRGGDAEEVRGELGDVLLQVLFHARIAEDSVAHPFDIDDVAAALIRKLVNRVPAVLAGEEISLEDQLAQWEERKAAEKVAARGVQMVGDPASMMDGLPTATPALLLAQKVIARAEQAGMPVELIPSEVREITVTSGVDAEIGLRSAVLAFMDDVRSAERAIGAGRGDFDGAAIISATPEEWRAAWPSEVADAVRPEELRD, encoded by the coding sequence ATGACGGTGATTCTGGTGGACGCCCGCCGGCCCGGGCTGGTGCCCGTCGAAGCGATCGGGTTGCTGACCGGCCCGGTGCACTACACCGAGGAGTTGCCGCCCAAGGTGGTGTGGGCGCTGCCGTCGGCGCGGCCGGTGGGCACCGGCGACCCGGCCCCGGTGCTGCTGTCGTCCAACCGGGACCACCCCGAGGTGCGGGCCCGGCTGGCCGCCGGTGAACCGCTGATCGCGGTGCCCGAGCCGGTTCGCGGCGAGCGGCTGCTGGAGGCCGTCGAGATCATGGACCGGTTGCGCAGCAACGGCCCGTGGGAATCGACGCAGACCCACGATTCGCTAGGTCGCTACCTGCTGGAGGAGACCTACGAGCTGTTCGACGCGGTGCGCGGCGGCGACGCCGAGGAGGTGCGCGGTGAACTCGGGGATGTGCTGTTGCAGGTGTTGTTTCACGCGCGGATCGCCGAGGACTCCGTGGCGCATCCCTTCGACATCGACGACGTGGCGGCGGCGCTGATCCGCAAGCTGGTCAACCGGGTGCCCGCGGTGCTGGCCGGCGAGGAGATCTCGCTGGAGGATCAACTCGCGCAGTGGGAAGAACGCAAGGCCGCCGAGAAGGTCGCCGCGCGCGGCGTGCAGATGGTCGGTGACCCGGCCTCCATGATGGACGGGCTGCCCACCGCGACGCCGGCGCTGCTGTTGGCGCAGAAGGTGATCGCCCGCGCCGAGCAGGCCGGGATGCCCGTCGAGCTGATCCCGTCGGAGGTCCGCGAGATCACCGTCACCTCCGGGGTGGACGCCGAAATCGGTCTGCGCAGCGCCGTTCTGGCCTTCATGGACGACGTCCGGTCCGCCGAGCGGGCCATCGGCGCCGGCCGCGGCGACTTCGACGGCGCGGCGATCATCTCGGCCACACCCGAAGAGTGGCGAGCCGCGTGGCCGAGTGAGGTCGCCGACGCAGTGCGTCCCGAGGAACTCCGGGACTGA